One window of the Osmerus mordax isolate fOsmMor3 chromosome 2, fOsmMor3.pri, whole genome shotgun sequence genome contains the following:
- the LOC136932344 gene encoding ras-related protein Rab-17-like, protein MGEPKRRASTAAGVRPRGNTEVGDARSLRVKMVLLGSSGVGKSSLALRFSRDEFKHNVPTVGCAYLTQVVCVSDVTLRFEIWDTAGEEKYHSVTPLYYRGAHAALVVYDISKRDTFVRAQMWIKELEKFYIPGSTVLGLVGNKGDLSDVRQVSLQEGRSLAIDRGLLFMETSAMSGNQTSELLQDIALRVKRSVLEPSGVLSHWEESECVDLRQAVTLNPLLASCCPSVGP, encoded by the exons ATGGGGGAGCCGAAGCGGAGGGCGAGCACGGCCGCGGGTGTGCGGCCTCGTGGAAACACTGAGGTAGGAGACGCCAGAAGCCTTCGAGTGAAGATGGTGCTACTGGGGAGCTCCGGAGTGGGCAagtctagcctggctctgcggTTCAGCAGGGACGAGTTTAAACACAACGTACCCACTGTGGGAT gtgcttACCTGACACAggtcgtgtgtgtgagcgacgTCACGCTCAGGTTTGAGATCTGGGACacggcaggagaggagaagtacCACAGCGTCACGCCGTTGTACTACAGAGGAGCCCACGCTGCGCTGGTGGTGTACGACATCAGCAAACGG gacaCATTTGTCAGGGCTCAGATGTGGATAAAAGAATTAGAGAAGTTTTACATCCCTGGCTCCACAGTCCTGGGGCTGGTGGGCAACAAAGGAGACCTTTCTGATGTCCGCCAGGTCTCACTGCAG GAGGGGAGAAGCCTAGCGATAGACAGAGGCTTGCTGTTCATGGAAACCTCAGCCATGtcagggaatcaaaccagcgaaCTGCTGCAGGACATAG CCCTCAGAGTGAAGAGGAGTGTTCTGGAACCGTCCGGGGTTCTGTCACACTGGGAGGAGTCAGAGTGTGTGGACCTACGACAAGCTGTGACCCTCAACCCCCTACTGGCCTCCTGCTGCCCCTCGGTTGGGCCTtaa